The Polaribacter sp. KT25b genome contains the following window.
ATCTTATTTTTGCAATAATATATGCAAGAAACTATTTTTAACATAAAGTCTAATGAGCAGTTTGCAAAAGCTGCACTTGAAGTTTTTAAACATCAATTTAAAAACAATAAAGTATATCGTTCTTTTTGCGATTTACTATACATTCATCCTTCGGATGTTACTAAGATTGATGAAATTCCGTTTTTACCAATTCAGTTTTTTAAGTTGAGAGAAATACTTTCATCCACAGAAAAAGTTGAAGAAATTTTTACAAGTTCTGGTACAACAGGAAGTGTTACTAGCAAACATTTTGTAACCGATATCAACCTTTATAAACAAAGTTATTTATCCGGATTTTCTCATTTTTATGGAAACATAGAAGACTTTGTGGTACTCGCTTTATTGCCAAATTATTTAGAAAGAAATGGCTCTTCTTTGGTTTTTATGGTGGATGATTTAATTGCAAAATCTAAAAACTCTGAAAGTGGATTTTACCTCAACAATTTAGATGAATTAGCACAAAAACTCATCAATCTTGATAAAAATGGACAAAAAGTATTGTTGATTGGCGTTTCTTTTGCGTTGTTAGATTTGATTGAAAAACATCAATTTAAACTTAAAAACACCATCATTATGGAAACTGGTGGTATGAAAGGCAGAAGAAAAGAATTGATAAGAAACGAATTACATCAGCTATTACAAGACGGTTTTGGGGTTGATGAAATTCACTCAGAATACGGAATGACAGAACTGTTAAGTCAAGCTTATTCTAAAGGAAACGGAATTTTTGAAACACCACCTTGGATGAAAATTTTAACCAGAGATACAGAAGATGCTTTGACAATTTTGCCTAAAGAAAAAACAGGCGGCATAAATATAATTGATTTGGCAAACTATAATTCTTGTTCATTTATTGCTACGCAAGATTTAGGAAAAGTACATAAAAATGACACCTTTGAAATTATTGGTCGTTTTGATGATTCTGATATTAGAGGTTGTAATTTAATGGTGTTATAGAAACTAAAATAATTATGAGATTAAAATTAATACAAGATTTTAAAGAGTTTGCTGTTAAAGGAAACATGATTGATATTGCGATTGGTGTAATTATTGGCGCAGCTTTTAATAAAGTAGTAAATGTTTTAGTAAAAGAAATTTTAATGCCACCATTATCTTTTATGACCAATGGTTCAAATTGGGAGAGCAAGAAAATTATTTTAAGAGAAGCAGTTATTGTTGACAACAAAATTACTCTAGAACAAATAGCTATTGGTTACGGTAAATTTTTAGAAACAGGAGTAGATTTTTTAATAATTACTTTTTCTGTTTTTGTGGTTGTAAAAGTGATGAATTCAATGAAGAAAAAAGCTGAAGATCCTAAAAATGAAAAAGTAGTTACACCTAAAAACATTGAATTAATGAATAAAACCAATGAACTTCTAGAGAAACAAAACGAGTATTTAAAGAAACTTATTTCCAAGGATATTTAAACTAATGTAATTTTTTGTGTGTGTTTTCGACTGAAAACAGATGAAACAATATACTACCTTATTATTACTACTAATTTCAATCACTTTTTCTGCCCAAAATTACAATACTAAAAATGGTTTTGTTGCAGAAGGTTATGATGTAGTTTCTTATTTTAATAACAAAGCAGAAAAAGGGAATAAAGAGTTTACCACAGAATTTGATGGTGTAAAATTCAAGTTTTCATCAAAAGAGAATTTAGCGAAATTTAAAGAAAATCCGAAGAAATACGCCCCTCAATATGGTGGTTATTGTGCGTATGCAATAGGATTAAAAGGTGAAAAGGTAACTATAAATCCGAAGACTTATGAAATTAGAGATGGTAAATTATATCTTTTCTACAATTCTTGGGGAACAAATACCTTAGAACTTTGGCAAAAAGAAGGCCCTGAAAAGTTGCAAAAACAAGCAGATAAAAACTGGAAAAAAATAATAGCTAATTAATATTCTCACTGTTATGAGCGTATAATTCATAACAAAAAAAAGAGCTGAATTAGTTAATTCAGCTCTTTCTTAATTTTATAAAGTTATTGTTACTCAACAACTAGTAAATAATATGTTTTTTTACCACGTTGTAATAACACATATTTATTTGCAATTAAATCTTCTTTAGTAATTGTAAAATCATCTTTTACTTTTTCTTTATTTACAGAAATTGCATTTTCTTTTAACGCTCTTCTAGCCTCTCCGTTAGAATTCAAAAAGTTATTTTTTGCAGCTAAAGCACCAATCATATCTAAGCCTTCTTCAATATCAGCAATAGAAACGGTAGCTTGTGGCACACCATCAAACACATCTAAAAATGTTTGTTCGTCTAAAGATTTTAAATCAGAAGCTGTAGATTTTCCAAATAAAATAGAAGAAGCTTTTAAAGCATTTTCGTAAGCTTCTTTACCATGTGTTAAAATAGTAACTTCTTCTCCTAATTTCTTTTGTAATAAACGTAAATGCGGATTTTCTGAATGTTCTGTAATTAAATTTTCTATCGTTTCTTTGTCTAAAAATGTAAACTTTTTAATAAAGTTTTCTGCATCTTCATCCGAAGAATTTAACCAATATTGATAAAATTTATAAGGTGATGTTCTGTCTGCATTTAACCAAACATTTCCTCCTTCAGTTTTTCCAAATTTTGTTCCGTCTGCTTTTGTAACCAAAGGAACTGTAATTGCATATGCTTTTCCTTGTGCTTTTCTACGGATTAATTCTGTACCCGTTGTAATATTTCCCCACTGATCAGAACCACCCATTTGCAACTTACAATTCTTTTCTGTGTACAAGTGATAAAAATCGTAGCCTTGAAATAATTGGTATGTAAATTCTGTAAAACTCATACCTTCAGAAGATTCAGAACTCAAACGTTTCTTAACAGAATCTTTTGCCATCATGTAATTTACAGTAATATGTTTACCGGTATCTCTAACAAAATCGATTAAAGAAATATCTTTCATCCAATCGTAATTGTTTACCAATTCCGCTTTATTTTCTACGGATGCATCAAAATCTAAAAAACGTTCTAAATTTTCTCTAACACCAGCAATATTTTTAGCTAAAGTTGCTTCATCTAACAAATTACGTTCTGCAGATTTTCCAGAAGGATCGCCAACCATACCAGTTGCGCCACCAATTAAAGCAATAGGATTATGCCCTGCATTTTGAAAGTGTTTTAAAATAAAAATTTGCACCAAACTCCCAATATGTAGCGAGTCTGCTGTTGGATCGAAACCAATATATCCTGCAGTTTTATTTTTTAATAAATATTCTTCTGTATCTGGCATAATATCATGCAATAATCCACGCCAGCGTAATTCTTCAACAAAATTTGTCATTATAAATCTATAATTAATTCAATTTAAAAAATGTTTGTTAAACTGTACTTATCTAAATTTTTAATCAATTTCTACAAGTTGAATTTAACAATGTTAAACAAGTTTAAATAAGTGCTTTTTAACGGGGCAAAGATAAACTTATCAATGAAAAAATCATAAATTAGCAACATGATTTTAGTTACTGGAGGCACAGGTTTAGTAGGTTCGCATTTATTATATCATTTAAGTTTACAAAATGATGCAATTAGAGCTATTTATAGAACAAAATCATCTTTAGAAAAGGTGAAAAATGTCTTTTCTTATTATACTGATGATGAAACTTTTTTCAATAAAATAGAATGGTTTTTAGCTGATATTACTGATGTTCCTGCAATGATTCCTGCTTTTATTAACGTAAAACACGTGTATCATTGTGCCGCATTTATTTCTTTTAATCCGAAGGATTATAGACAAATGCGCAAAGTTAATATTCACGGAACAGCAATTATTGTAAATCTTTGTATTGATGCAAAAATTGATAAATTGTGTTTTGTAAGTTCTATTGCTGCTGTTGGAAATTCTTTAAATTCGAATTTTACAACGGAAGAAGATGAATGGAATAAAGAGCTAGATAATAGTGGGTATTCTATTACCAAATTTGGCGCAGAAATGGAAGTTTGGCGCGCAAGTCAAGAAGGAATTGATGTAGTAATTGTAAATCCTGGTGTTATTTTAGGGAGTGGTTTTTGGAACGCTGGTTCTGGTAAATTATTCTCACAAGTTTATAACGGTTTTCAATTTTACACAGAAGGAATTACCGGTTTTGTTTCTGAACAAGATGTTGTAAAATCAATGATTTTGTTGATGAATTCTGCTATAAAAAACGAACGTTTTATTTTAGTATCAGAAAACAAAATATTCAAAGAAATCTTCTTTTTAATTGCAGATGGTTTTAGTAAAAAACGACCATCAAAAAAAATAAAACCTTGGCAAACAAATATCTTTTGGCGAGTTGCTTGGCTCCTATCAAAAATTACAGGAAAAGAACCTTTACTAAGTAAATATTCTGCAAGATCTGCGCATTCTATTTCTGAATATTCATCAGAAAAAATAGAAAAATCAATTGCTTTTAAATTTGAAAAAACAGAGAAATCAATAGAAAGAATTTGTAAAAACTATCTTAACGATTTTTTTTAAAGTTAAGTTCTTTTTTATTTATATCTAAACTATCTCCTATTGCTACTCTTTTCTTAACTTTTTTTAGCTTATTAATAGAGTCTTTTCTTAAAGAATCTTTTATAGCAATTATATCATCATACACTTTTTTTTGCTTTTCTAAGTCTGCTTTTGCATCTTCAAAAATTTCTTGATAATCGTCTATTTTAGACATATAATACAAGTTGCTAGTTTGAAAACGAGTGCTATCAATTTTAAATTCATCGTACACTAAAGCCATGTATTCAATCTTCGTTTCCATGTTTTTATTTTTCACATATTTAGCCGAAGAAGCAATCATCATTTCTTGAATTAAAAGACGCATTGTATCTTTAGGAATCAAGTCTTTTGGCTTTTCTAAAATAGTATTACTTGTACAAGAAATCAAAAAAACAAAAATCAGTAAGTAGCTTATATTCTTCATTTTAACGATTAAAAGTGATGCGTTTTCCTTTAATTTCATCATTAAAAACGCCATTATTATAAATTAAATTTCCATTCACAAACGTGTGAGTTATGGTTGATGAAAATGTAGTTCCTTCAAAAGGAGACCAACCACATTTGTACAAAATATTTTCTTTAGAAACGGTTTGCGGTTTGTTGGTATCAATTAAAACTAAATCGGCATAAAAACCTTCTTTTACAAAACCACGTTTCTCTATTTGAAATAATTTTGCCGGATTATGGCTCATTTTTTCAACCGCTTTTTCAATGCTAATTACACCTTCTTTTACTTTTTCTAAAATAGCTGTTACAGCATGTTGTACCAATGGTCCTCCACTTGGTGCTTTTGTGTACACATTTGTTTTTTCTTCTAAAGTATGCGGCGCATGATCTGTTGCTAAAACATCAATTCTGTCATCTAACAAAGCTTCCCATAAACCTAATCTGTCTTTTTCTGTTTTTACAGCAGGATTCCATTTTATATGTGTTCCTTTCTCTTCGTAATCTTTATCAGAAAACCATAAATGATGCACACAAACTTCCGCTGTAATTTGCTTTTCTTCTAAAGGAATATCGTTTCTAAAAAGCTCAGTTTCTTTTGCTGTTGATACATGAAAAATATGCAACCTTGCTCCTGTTTTCTTTGCCAAAGCAATTGCTTTTGAAGACGATAAATAACACGCTTCTTCGCTTCTAATAATTGGATGATATTTTACAGGAATATCTTCGCCATATTTGTCAATAAACTCTTGTGTATTTTTTCTGATGGTTGCTTCATCTTCACAATGCACAGAAATTATCATTTTGGTTGATGAGAAAATTTTCTCTAAAATTTCTTCATTATCAACCAACATATTTCCTGTAGATGAACCCAAGAATAATTTAATTCCAGCTACTTTTTTAGGATCTGTTTTTAATAATTCTTCTAAATTATCGTTCGTTCCACCAAACATAAAAGAATAGTTTGCGTATGAATCTTTGCTAGCAATTGTAAATTTATCTTCTAATAAATCTTGCGTTGTAGCTTGCGGAACTGTGTTTGGCATTTCTATAAAAGTAGTAATTCCGCCAGCAACTGCTGCCCTACTTTCTGTTGCAATATTCGCTTTGTGCGTTAAACCAGGTTCTCTAAAATGCACTTGATCATCAATAAAACCAGGGATAAGATATTTACCTTTAGCATCAATAATAGTGGTATTTTCTGTTGCTTTTATTTCTGATGCAATTTCTTTTATAATTTCGTTTTCAATTAAAACATCACCTTTAAAAGTGTTGTTTTCGTTAACAATTGTTGCGTTTTTTATTAAAATTAATTTCTTCATTCTTATTTTTATTTAACAGCAAAAACACAGAGTTTTTTTTGATTTTATCTATTATAAACTACTATACACCTTTTAAATATCCATTCTCATATTTACTAAAATTTTGGTAAATCCAAATTTTTCGTAAGGTTTTATTGCTGCAATATTATTGTTATAGACATCTAATCTTAATTCTTTAAGACCTTTTTTGGTTGCCCATTCTTTTAACGATTCTAAAATTATAGTACTAATTTTTTGTCCTCTAAAGTTTGGTTTTACATATAAAAAACCAACATAACCATGTTGAGGATTTTTTTGATATATTTTAGAATTATCTATTCTAACATATCCACAAGCTACAATTTCTTCATTAAAAATTGCAACGACAAAATTAATATGTTCTGCAGTAATTAGCTCGGGAATATTATAATAACAAATATCTCTATCCGCTAAAAAAGGATCTAAAGGTCTTTCTGCCTCAACAACTCCTTGCTCAAATTGTAGCAAGGTTTCTAAATCATCAAGATTTGCAGTTCTAAGAGAAATTGATTTATTCATTTTATTTTGGCAATCCTTTTAAACGCATTTTAATTACACCAAAAAGTGCTTCAGAAATAATATTTCCACTCATTTTAGAAGCTCCTAAAGTTCTATCAGTAAAAATAACTGAAACTTCTTTTATATTAAATTTATGTTTCCAAGCTTTAAATTTCATTTCAATTTGAAAAGCATAACCAACAAATTTAATTTTATCAAGATTAATAGTTTCTAGCACATTTCTTTTCCAACAAACAAAACCTGCAGTTGTATCAAAAACAGGAATTCTAGTAATAAAACGCACATATTTTGAGGCAAAATAAGATAAAAGAACTCTTTTCATTGGCCAATTTACAACATTTACACCTTGCGAATATCTTGAACCAACAGAAACATCTGCGCCATCTTTATGGCAAGCATTATATAAACGAACTAAATCTTTTGGATTGTGAGAAAAATCAGCATCCATTTCTAAAATATAATTATATTTTTTTGAAAGCGCCCATTTAAAACCATGAATATAAGCTGTTCCTAATCCGTTTTTTCCAATTCGTTTTTCTAAAAAAAGCTGTTCGGGAAATTCTGTAATTAATTTTTTTACAATTTCTGATGTTCCATCAGGAGAATTATCATCAACAATTAAAATATGAAACACTTTTTTTTGATTAAAGGTAGCTCTAATGATGGTTTCAATATTTTCTTTTTCGTTATAAGTAGGAATAATTACTAAAGCGTCTGACATATATAAATTATACAGGTAAGTAAACAAATATACATTATTTAATTACTAATTTTGTGTTAATCATTTCAAAAAAAAACTAGTTGCAAGCAATAGAAAAAATAACAGCTACTAATAGTTGGATAACTGCAGTATTAATGCTGTTGTTCCTCTGTATTGTTTTATTAAAAATCTTAGACGCAAACCGACTAAAAAGCAATGCATTAAGCTTGTTTAATATTCATTTTGTAGAGAACGAATCTGATAAAAATTCAAACTTTTTTAATCCCTTTCGATTTGTGATTTTTACATTTACTGTAGTAGTATTATCACTTGTAATTTATAGTTTTAAAACATACTATTTATCTACAAATATTGTTAATTTCTCTTCCTATTTGCCTATTTTTTTAGGTTTGTTATCATATTTTATTATTAAAAGAGTTTTAGAATACTTACTTTTTTACTTATTTTTAATTAAAAATGAGGTTCGTTTTTTTATCATTTCAAAAATTAATTATTTACATACTATTACGTTTTTACTATATATAGCAGTAGTTTTAACCGAATACTCTAGTTTAAAAAAACTCTATTTATTCTATTTTGCTGCCTTATTATTTATTGTAAGATTTGTAATTCATGTTGTTAGTAACAAAAAGCTGATATTTAATAAGTTGTTTTATTTTATTTTGTACATTTGCGCCTTTGAAATAGCACCGCTATTTATACTGTTTAAACTGATGTTTTAATTATAAAACGAATGTATATGAAAGTGAAAACGATTTTAGTATCACAACCTGCACCTAAGACAGAAACCAATCCTTATTTTGATTTATCTGATAAACAAAAAGTGAAAATTGATTTTCGCTCTTTTATTCATGTTGAAGGAATTACCGTTAAAGATGTTAGGCTACAAAAAATTGATTTTAAAAATTTTACAGCAATTATTTTAACAAGTAGAAACGCTGTAGATCACTTTTTTAGAGTTGCCGAAGAAATGCGCTTTAAAGTGCCAGATTCTATGAAATATTTCTGCCAATCTGAAGCTGTAGCTTATTATTTACAAAAATATGTTGTGTATAGAAAACGTAAAATTTATGTTGGTACAAGAACATTTACAGATTTAACCAGATTAATTAAAAAACATAAAACAGAAAAGTTTTTACTACCTTCTTCTGATAAATTAAAGCCATTAATCCCTGCAGAATTAGATGCTTTAGGTATTAACTGGCAACGTGCAGACTTATACAAAACTGTAGTTAGTGATTTATCTGATTTAGAAGATGTTTTTTATGATGTATTAGTGTTTTTTAGCCCATCGGGAATAGAATCATTATTTCAAAATTTTCCTAACTTCAAACAAAATGAAACAAGAATTGCTGCCTTTGGTAATTCTACAGTAAAAGCAGTTACAGAAGCTGGTTTAAAGTGCGATATTGAAGCGCCAACGCCAGATACACCTTCTATGACAATGGCTTTAGATAAATATATTAAAGAAGTAAATAAAAAGTAACTATTTACCTTTATAAACTATATAAAAATCGAGCAGAAATGTTCGATTTTTTTTTGTTGTAAAAATTGATTTAAAATCCTATTTT
Protein-coding sequences here:
- a CDS encoding acyl transferase, whose translation is MQETIFNIKSNEQFAKAALEVFKHQFKNNKVYRSFCDLLYIHPSDVTKIDEIPFLPIQFFKLREILSSTEKVEEIFTSSGTTGSVTSKHFVTDINLYKQSYLSGFSHFYGNIEDFVVLALLPNYLERNGSSLVFMVDDLIAKSKNSESGFYLNNLDELAQKLINLDKNGQKVLLIGVSFALLDLIEKHQFKLKNTIIMETGGMKGRRKELIRNELHQLLQDGFGVDEIHSEYGMTELLSQAYSKGNGIFETPPWMKILTRDTEDALTILPKEKTGGINIIDLANYNSCSFIATQDLGKVHKNDTFEIIGRFDDSDIRGCNLMVL
- the mscL gene encoding large conductance mechanosensitive channel protein MscL, which gives rise to MRLKLIQDFKEFAVKGNMIDIAIGVIIGAAFNKVVNVLVKEILMPPLSFMTNGSNWESKKIILREAVIVDNKITLEQIAIGYGKFLETGVDFLIITFSVFVVVKVMNSMKKKAEDPKNEKVVTPKNIELMNKTNELLEKQNEYLKKLISKDI
- a CDS encoding YHS domain-containing (seleno)protein; translation: MKQYTTLLLLLISITFSAQNYNTKNGFVAEGYDVVSYFNNKAEKGNKEFTTEFDGVKFKFSSKENLAKFKENPKKYAPQYGGYCAYAIGLKGEKVTINPKTYEIRDGKLYLFYNSWGTNTLELWQKEGPEKLQKQADKNWKKIIAN
- the tyrS gene encoding tyrosine--tRNA ligase; this translates as MTNFVEELRWRGLLHDIMPDTEEYLLKNKTAGYIGFDPTADSLHIGSLVQIFILKHFQNAGHNPIALIGGATGMVGDPSGKSAERNLLDEATLAKNIAGVRENLERFLDFDASVENKAELVNNYDWMKDISLIDFVRDTGKHITVNYMMAKDSVKKRLSSESSEGMSFTEFTYQLFQGYDFYHLYTEKNCKLQMGGSDQWGNITTGTELIRRKAQGKAYAITVPLVTKADGTKFGKTEGGNVWLNADRTSPYKFYQYWLNSSDEDAENFIKKFTFLDKETIENLITEHSENPHLRLLQKKLGEEVTILTHGKEAYENALKASSILFGKSTASDLKSLDEQTFLDVFDGVPQATVSIADIEEGLDMIGALAAKNNFLNSNGEARRALKENAISVNKEKVKDDFTITKEDLIANKYVLLQRGKKTYYLLVVE
- a CDS encoding SDR family oxidoreductase, coding for MILVTGGTGLVGSHLLYHLSLQNDAIRAIYRTKSSLEKVKNVFSYYTDDETFFNKIEWFLADITDVPAMIPAFINVKHVYHCAAFISFNPKDYRQMRKVNIHGTAIIVNLCIDAKIDKLCFVSSIAAVGNSLNSNFTTEEDEWNKELDNSGYSITKFGAEMEVWRASQEGIDVVIVNPGVILGSGFWNAGSGKLFSQVYNGFQFYTEGITGFVSEQDVVKSMILLMNSAIKNERFILVSENKIFKEIFFLIADGFSKKRPSKKIKPWQTNIFWRVAWLLSKITGKEPLLSKYSARSAHSISEYSSEKIEKSIAFKFEKTEKSIERICKNYLNDFF
- a CDS encoding DUF4296 domain-containing protein, whose amino-acid sequence is MKNISYLLIFVFLISCTSNTILEKPKDLIPKDTMRLLIQEMMIASSAKYVKNKNMETKIEYMALVYDEFKIDSTRFQTSNLYYMSKIDDYQEIFEDAKADLEKQKKVYDDIIAIKDSLRKDSINKLKKVKKRVAIGDSLDINKKELNFKKNR
- a CDS encoding dihydroorotase, with the translated sequence MKKLILIKNATIVNENNTFKGDVLIENEIIKEIASEIKATENTTIIDAKGKYLIPGFIDDQVHFREPGLTHKANIATESRAAVAGGITTFIEMPNTVPQATTQDLLEDKFTIASKDSYANYSFMFGGTNDNLEELLKTDPKKVAGIKLFLGSSTGNMLVDNEEILEKIFSSTKMIISVHCEDEATIRKNTQEFIDKYGEDIPVKYHPIIRSEEACYLSSSKAIALAKKTGARLHIFHVSTAKETELFRNDIPLEEKQITAEVCVHHLWFSDKDYEEKGTHIKWNPAVKTEKDRLGLWEALLDDRIDVLATDHAPHTLEEKTNVYTKAPSGGPLVQHAVTAILEKVKEGVISIEKAVEKMSHNPAKLFQIEKRGFVKEGFYADLVLIDTNKPQTVSKENILYKCGWSPFEGTTFSSTITHTFVNGNLIYNNGVFNDEIKGKRITFNR
- a CDS encoding GNAT family N-acetyltransferase codes for the protein MNKSISLRTANLDDLETLLQFEQGVVEAERPLDPFLADRDICYYNIPELITAEHINFVVAIFNEEIVACGYVRIDNSKIYQKNPQHGYVGFLYVKPNFRGQKISTIILESLKEWATKKGLKELRLDVYNNNIAAIKPYEKFGFTKILVNMRMDI
- a CDS encoding polyprenol monophosphomannose synthase translates to MSDALVIIPTYNEKENIETIIRATFNQKKVFHILIVDDNSPDGTSEIVKKLITEFPEQLFLEKRIGKNGLGTAYIHGFKWALSKKYNYILEMDADFSHNPKDLVRLYNACHKDGADVSVGSRYSQGVNVVNWPMKRVLLSYFASKYVRFITRIPVFDTTAGFVCWKRNVLETINLDKIKFVGYAFQIEMKFKAWKHKFNIKEVSVIFTDRTLGASKMSGNIISEALFGVIKMRLKGLPK
- a CDS encoding DUF4271 domain-containing protein; this translates as MQAIEKITATNSWITAVLMLLFLCIVLLKILDANRLKSNALSLFNIHFVENESDKNSNFFNPFRFVIFTFTVVVLSLVIYSFKTYYLSTNIVNFSSYLPIFLGLLSYFIIKRVLEYLLFYLFLIKNEVRFFIISKINYLHTITFLLYIAVVLTEYSSLKKLYLFYFAALLFIVRFVIHVVSNKKLIFNKLFYFILYICAFEIAPLFILFKLMF
- a CDS encoding uroporphyrinogen-III synthase, whose translation is MKVKTILVSQPAPKTETNPYFDLSDKQKVKIDFRSFIHVEGITVKDVRLQKIDFKNFTAIILTSRNAVDHFFRVAEEMRFKVPDSMKYFCQSEAVAYYLQKYVVYRKRKIYVGTRTFTDLTRLIKKHKTEKFLLPSSDKLKPLIPAELDALGINWQRADLYKTVVSDLSDLEDVFYDVLVFFSPSGIESLFQNFPNFKQNETRIAAFGNSTVKAVTEAGLKCDIEAPTPDTPSMTMALDKYIKEVNKK